In the Hordeum vulgare subsp. vulgare chromosome 7H, MorexV3_pseudomolecules_assembly, whole genome shotgun sequence genome, one interval contains:
- the LOC123408436 gene encoding probable histone H2AXb, producing MATAAAGGGRGKPKGSKSVSRSVKAGLQFLVGRVAQHLKVGRYAQRVGTGAPVYLCAVLEYLATQAVELAGNAARDNNKKISSRWFMYRGCIWIEWNACNLVHVFCL from the coding sequence ATGGCCACAGCGGCAGCCGGCGGCGGGAGGGGCAAGCCGAAGGGGAGCAAGTCGGTGTCTCGGTCGGTGAAGGCGGGCCTGCAGTTCCTGGTGGGCCGCGTTGCCCAACACCTCAAGGTCGGCCGGTACGCGCAGCGCGTGGGCACGGGCGCCCCCGTCTACCTCTGCGCCGTCCTCGAGTACCTCGCCACCCAGGCCGTGGAGCTGGCCGGCAACGCGGCGcgcgacaacaacaagaagattAGTTCTCGTTGGTTCATGTATCGAGGGTGTATCTGGATTGAATGGAATGCTTGCAATCTGGTTCATGTATTCTGCCTCTGA
- the LOC123408643 gene encoding protein WHAT'S THIS FACTOR 1 homolog, chloroplastic — protein sequence MARWSSPKDPALEAALRRNRRWIVNNQIKRLLLRFPSRSAPVRLLQSRFKTLDLLGRAANWLRKYPSCFELFTGEGPAGSGGELCFGFTKRMAELVDAEEAAVTASEPAMADRLARVLMLARGRRLPVSKLAALRGPLGLPDDYLLRILPAHTDLFRLANPYPHRRNAAELELLRWVPSRAVSAVEAAASASNSLPRFTCSLPSSWAKSHDRMEDFNSTPYISPYSEDGAVAGTDAEAEKRAVAVVHELLSLTLWKKISIMKLEHFRWEFGLPEDTARMLLRHSCLFYVSNRYKIHTAVLREYYEGSELRVKDPLVVAKDRLGELMQEGLHEFNQRRRAANLEKKRRQGEVDVKKEEEELEDESGVLLDSAEKREERRRFYKVLFGDDDNR from the coding sequence ATGGCGCGGTGGTCGTCTCCGAAGGACCCGGCTCTGGAGGCGGCCCTCCGCCGCAACCGGCGCTGGATCGTGAACAACCAGATCAagcgcctcctcctccgcttccCGTCCCGCTCCGCCCCCGTCCGCCTCCTCCAGTCCCGCTTCAAGACGCTCGACCTCCTCGGCCGCGCCGCCAACTGGCTCCGCAAGTACCCCTCCTGCTTCGAGCTCTTCACCGGCGAAGGTCCGGCCGGGAGCGGCGGagagctctgcttcggcttcaccAAGCGGATGGCGGAGCTCGTCGACGCCGAGGAGGCCGCCGTCACCGCGTCCGAGCCGGCCATGGCCGACCGCCTCGCGCGCGTGCTCATGCTCGCCCGCGGCCGCCGCCTCCCGGTATCCAAGCTCGCCGCGCTCCGCGGCCCGCTCGGCCTCCCCGATGACTACCTCCTCCGCATCCTCCCCGCCCACACCGATCTCTTCCGCCTCGCCAACCCGTACCCTCATCGCCGCAACGCGGCAGAGCTGGAGCTGCTCCGATGGGTCCCTTCCCGCGCGGTCTCTGCCGTCGAGGCCGCTGCCTCGGCGAGCAACTCCCTCCCGCGGTTCACCTGCTCATTGCCGTCCTCTTGGGCCAAGTCCCACGACAGGATGGAGGACTTCAACTCCACACCCTACATTTCGCCCTACTCGGAGGACGGGGCGGTGGCTGGTACAGACGCAGAGGCTGAGAAGCGTGCCGTGGCTGTGGTTCACGAGCTTCTTTCGCTCACCTTGTGGAAGAAGATTTCGATTATGAAGCTAGAACACTTCAGATGGGAGTTTGGGCTGCCAGAAGACACAGCTAGGATGCTGCTCCGTCATTCTTGCCTCTTCTACGTGTCGAATCGATACAAGATTCACACGGCAGTGCTCCGTGAGTATTACGAGGGGTCTGAGCTGAGGGTGAAGGATCCACTGGTGGTGGCAAAGGATAGACTTGGGGAACTGATGCAGGAGGGTCTGCATGAATTTAATCAGCGGCGACGTGCTGCGAAtttggagaagaagaggaggcaaGGTGAGGTTGAtgtgaagaaggaagaagaggagctCGAAGATGAGTCAGGGGTACTGTTGGATAGTGCGGAGAAGAGGGAGGAAAGACGGAGGTTTTACAAGGTTTTATTTGGTGATGATGATAACCGGTGA